In Gossypium arboreum isolate Shixiya-1 chromosome 6, ASM2569848v2, whole genome shotgun sequence, the following are encoded in one genomic region:
- the LOC108480263 gene encoding protein LSD1-like isoform X1 translates to MQSQLICSGCRSILLYPRGATSVCCALCNTITPPGMEMAQLICGGCRTLLMYTRGAASIRCSCCHTINVAPACLLSFSEHGVASNQISHITCGHCRTTLMYPYGAPSVKCAVCQYVTNVGMGNVRVPLPVNRPNGKAATGSMATPSASPSQTVVVENPMSVDESGKLVSNVVVGITTGKK, encoded by the exons ATGCAGAGCCAGCTTATCTGTAGTGGGTGTAGGAGCATTCTTCTTTATCCTAGAGGTGCTACCAGTGTTTGCTGTGCATTATGCAATACAATTACTCCCCCTG GGATGGAAATGGCTCAACTCATATGTGGAGGTTGTCGAACATTGCTAATGTATACACGTGGAGCAGCAAGTATAAGATGCTCTTGCTGTCACACCATTAATGTTGCACCAG CTTGTTTACTGAGTTTTTCTGAACATGGAGTAGCATCCAACCAGATTTCTCACATCACTTGCGGGCACTGCCGTACAACTTTAATGTATCCATATGGAGCTCCATCAGTCAAATGTGCTGTCTGTCAATATGTTACTAATGTTGGT ATGGGCAATGTAAGGGTTCCCCTTCCCGTAAACAGACCTAATGGGAAAGCTGCCACAGGGTCTATGGCTACGCCATCTGCTTCACCA AGCCAAACTGTTGTTGTTGAGAACCCCATGTCTGTTGACGAGAGTGGGAAATTG GTGAGCAATGTCGTGGTTGGCATAACAACTGGCAAAAAATGA
- the LOC108480263 gene encoding protein LSD1-like isoform X2 codes for MQSQLICSGCRSILLYPRGATSVCCALCNTITPPGMEMAQLICGGCRTLLMYTRGAASIRCSCCHTINVAPASNQISHITCGHCRTTLMYPYGAPSVKCAVCQYVTNVGMGNVRVPLPVNRPNGKAATGSMATPSASPSQTVVVENPMSVDESGKLVSNVVVGITTGKK; via the exons ATGCAGAGCCAGCTTATCTGTAGTGGGTGTAGGAGCATTCTTCTTTATCCTAGAGGTGCTACCAGTGTTTGCTGTGCATTATGCAATACAATTACTCCCCCTG GGATGGAAATGGCTCAACTCATATGTGGAGGTTGTCGAACATTGCTAATGTATACACGTGGAGCAGCAAGTATAAGATGCTCTTGCTGTCACACCATTAATGTTGCACCAG CATCCAACCAGATTTCTCACATCACTTGCGGGCACTGCCGTACAACTTTAATGTATCCATATGGAGCTCCATCAGTCAAATGTGCTGTCTGTCAATATGTTACTAATGTTGGT ATGGGCAATGTAAGGGTTCCCCTTCCCGTAAACAGACCTAATGGGAAAGCTGCCACAGGGTCTATGGCTACGCCATCTGCTTCACCA AGCCAAACTGTTGTTGTTGAGAACCCCATGTCTGTTGACGAGAGTGGGAAATTG GTGAGCAATGTCGTGGTTGGCATAACAACTGGCAAAAAATGA